Sequence from the Herbaspirillum sp. meg3 genome:
GACTTGCGCGGCGGCATCAGAACGTCTGCCGGCAAACGCGCCGAACGCGCTGATATCGATGCGGTACGCCGCCTGATCATGGAAGAAAGCTGATGAAGACGCGAAACATATTTTTGTTTGTTCTGGTTGCCGCCATCGCTGCCGGCGTCGGCATGTATACCAGCCACAAACAAAGCCAGCCGGCACCACAGACGCCTGAAGCGAAAGCCGTCGCCAACCTGTTCGCGCAGACCATGCCCGACGCCGCCGGCAAACCGCAGGCCTTGTCACAATGGAAAGGCAAGCCGCTCATCATCAATTTCTGGGCCACCTGGTGCGCACCGTGTGTAGAAGAAATGCCTGAACTGGCAGCGCTGCAGGCCGAAGTCGCCCCGGTGCAAATTATCGGCATCGGCGTCGATTCCCAGGAGAACATCGCCCAGTTTGCAGAAAAATTCCATATCTATTATCCTCTCTACGTTGCCGGGACCGGTGCCACCGATCTGCTGCGGCAGTTCGGCAATCAAGCCGGCGGCCTCCCCTTCACGGTCTTGGTGGGACTGGACGGAAACCTCAAAAAGGTCTATCTTGGGCGCCTGAATTTTGATGAGCTGCGCCGCGATCTCGCCTCCTTCAAAAACATGTAAATAAAGTTTTTCTTGCCAAATGAAGGCATTTGACGGCAAAATGCGCGCATCGTCGTCAAACGGAGCTTTATCTCCATGGCAATAAACCTTCTCCTCCTCAATGGACCCAACCTGAATTTGCTGGGCACCCGGGAGCCTGAAGTCTACGGATCAACCACCCTGGCAGACATCGAGCAACGCGCGGCTTTGCAGGCCGGCAAAGCCGGTGCGACGCTTAACGCCTTTCAAAGCAACCATGAAGGCGCGCTCATTGATCGCATTCATGCCGCCAGGAAAGAAGGCGTCGATGCCATCGTGATCAATCCGGGCGGCTTGACGCACACCAGCGTGGCCTTGCGCGACGCGTTGGCCGGTGTGGCGATTCCGTTTGTGGAAGTACATATTTCCAATATTCATCAGCGCGAAGAATTTCGCCATTTTTCTTACCTGTCCGGTATTGCCAAGGCTGTGTTGTGCGGCTTCGGCGTCGAAGGCTACCGTCTGGCAATTGATTATCTGCTCCAGCAGCCATAAGGACTCCACCCCGATTTTCTGGTCAGCATCGCCGCGTGGCGTCAGGCATGAGGCGTTGCTGACCTAATTAACTTGTTATATCTATTACTACTGAGGAATTCACATGGATTTACGGAAACTCAAAACCTTGATCGATCTGGTCGCTGAATCGGATATCGAGGAGCTGGAAGTCACCGAAGGCGAGAGCAAGGTTCGCATCGTCAAGTCGTCGGCGACGCCGCAAAATCAAGTCGTGATGATGCAACCGCAAGCTGCTTATCCGCAAACCATGCAAGCCGGCGCCGCTCCTGCGCCTGTCGCTGCTCCGGTTGCTGCAGCACCAGCCGCGCCTGAAGGCCACATCGTCAAATCGCCGATGGTCGGCACCTTCTACCGCTCCTCCGCTCCGGGCGCTCCGGCATTCGTCGAAGTCGGCAAGGAAGTCAAAGAAGGCGACACCATCTGCATCATCGAAGCAATGAAGCTGTTGAACGAAATCGACGCCGACAAAGCCGGCGTGATCAAGCAAATCCTGGTTGAAAACGGTCAGCCGGTCGAATTCGGCCAACCACTGTTCGTAATCGGCTAAATCCTGCCAGAATGTGGATGGACGGCCTGTAGTTTCATTGAGCCCGGCAATACTTGAAGGAGCTCAACTGCAGGCCCGCACTGGAATCGCTTCCGTGTGCTCCATCCATGGCGGATCTGGTTACCTGTATGTAAACGCTTGACTCTTGGCGACGCACATTTCCTCTTATGTTTGAAAAAATCCTTATCGCCAATCGTGGCGAAATCGCTCTCCGTATCCAGCGCGCATGCCGTGAAATGGGCATCAAGACCGTGGTCGTGCACTCCGAGGCGGACCGCGAGGCGAAATACGTCAAGCTGGCGGATGAGTCGGTCTGTATCGGACCTGCACCTTCCGCGCTCAGCTACCTGAACATGCCGGCGATCATCAGCGCGGCAGAAGTCACCGACGCGCAAGCGATCCACCCGGGCTACGGCTTCCTGTCCGAGAACGCCGACTTCGCAGAACGCGTTGAGAAATCCGGCTTCGTCTTCATCGGCCCGCGTCCGGAAAACATCCGCATGATGGGCGACAAGGTCTCGGCCAAGCAGGCCATGATCCGCGCCGGCGTGCCGTGCGTACCTGGCTCTGAAGGCGCATTGCCGGACAATCCGAAAGAAATCGTGCAGATCGCACGCAAGATCGGCTACCCGGTCATCATCAAGGCGGCTGGCGGCGGCGGTGGCCGCGGCATGCGCGTGGTGCATACCGAAGCAGCGCTGATCAACGCCGTCACCATGACCAAGACGGAAGCCGGCGCAGCCTTCGGCAATCCGGAAGTCTATATGGAGAAGTATCTGGAAAATCCGCGTCACGTGGAAATCCAGATCCTCGCCGATGAACACAAGCAGGCCATCTGGTTAGGCGAGCGCGATTGCTCCATGCAGCGCCGCCACCAGAAGGTCATCGAGGAAGCACCGGCACCGGGCATCCCACGCAAGATCATTGAGAAGATCGGTGAACGTTGCGCCGAAGCCTGCCGCAAGATGAACTACCGCGGCGCCGGCACCTTCGAGTTCCTGTACGAAAACGAAGAGTTCTACTTCATCGAAATGAACACCCGCGTGCAGGTTGAACATCCGGTCACAGAGATGATCACCGGCGTCGACATCGTGCAGGAACAGATCCGCATCGCCTTCGGCGAGAAGCTGCGTTATCGCCAGCGCGATATCGAGTTGAAGGGTCACGCAATCGAATGCCGTATCAACGCGGAAGATCCGTTCAAGTTCACCCCGTCGCCAGGTCGTCTGACGGCATGGCACGTACCGGGCGGCCCCGGCATTCGCGTCGATTCACACGCTTACGCCGGTTACTTCGTCCCGCCGAACTACGATTCGATGGTCGGCAAGGTGATTTCCTACGGTTCGACCCGCGAGCAGGCTATCCGCCGCATGCAAATCGCGCTGTCGGAAATGGTGGTCGAAGGCATTTCGACCAACATCCCGCTGCATCGTGAACTGATGGTCGATGCCCGCTTCATCGAAGGCGGCACCAACATCCATTATCTCGAGCACAAGCTGGCGGAGCGCCCAACTGCGCCTCCGGCAGAAAAGCCGGCGAAGAAATAAGTTGAAGAAGTAAAGGCAAAGAAACCGATGGGCTGGACCGAAATTGTTATTCAAGTCACGCGCGATCAGGCTGAGGCATTGTCCGATGCCCTGATGGAAGCCGGCGCCTTGTCGGTGTCGGTGGAAGACGCCGACGAAGGCACCACTGCCGAGCAGCCGCTGTTCGGCGAGCCCGGCATGGAGCCGGCCGAGGCGGCGTGGGAACGCAGCCGCGTGGTGGCACTGGCCGACGTCGATGCCGACCACGCCACGATCGTCACCGACGCCGCCAAAGCCATCGGTCTGGACTATGCGCTGCCGTTCGCCCTGCGTTCGGTGGAAGAGCAAGACTGGGTACGCCTGACGCAATCGCAATTCGATCCTATCCATATCGGCAAACGCATCTGGGTCGTGCCTAGCTGGCACGACGCACCAGAGCCGGATGCGCTTGTACTGGAGCTCGACCCCGGCCTGGCCTTCGGCACCGGCAGTCATCCGACGACGCGCCTGTGCATGGAGTGGCTGGAAGAACATGCCGCCAATACATCGACGGTACTCGATTACGGTTGCGGTTCCGGTATTCTGGCGCTGGTTGCCAAGAAGCTCGGAGCACAGCACGTCATCGGCGTCGACATTGATCCGCAAGCACTGGAATCGGCACGCTTCAATAGTGAACGCAATGCGTGCGAGATCGAATACCACCTGCCGGAAGCCTTTGTCCGCACATATCCGGAAAATCAGACTTTTGCCATCGTTGTCGCCAATATCCTCGCGGGCCCCTTGCAATTGATGGCGCCCATGCTGGCCGGGCGCGTCGCGCCGGGTGGTTCGCTGGTGTTATCGGGCGTGCTGGATCGCCAGGCTGACGAAGTGATTGCCGCTTACGCGCCGTATATCGCGCTGAGCGTCTGGGCCGAACATGAAGGCTGGGTCGCGCTGGCCGGCCAGGCGCCGACGGAGTAAGCATGTTGCGCCGGATCGCTCTTCGCCATGTCAGCAACACGCGGCTTAACGCGGTTTGGTATTGCGCTGAACCCGGCGAGGTACGCTGATGGCGCTGGCGACTCAATGTCCCTTCTGCCAGACGACATTTCGCGTCGCTCAAGACCAGCTCAAACTGCGCGGCGGCCTGGTTCGCTGCGGTAGCTGCAAGGAAGTTTTCAACGGCAACGATCACCTGGTGTCGCCGGACATCGCGCAACAACTCGTGGCCACGCCTGCACCCACCACCTCAACATCAGAAAAGACAGAAGATCGTCCGGCACCGACGGGATGGCCCAAGCTACCGGGCAATTCCAATGCGGCATCAGCCACGATGCCCGCAGCGCCGACAGCGCCCGTGACTCCCCCGCGCCCACCGATAGATTTATCCGCGGCATTTGCCAGCATCGCCGCAGAAACCGACGATGCACCCTGGGGAACACAGTCGGTCACGCCAACACCGCAACCGGATTCGTCCGAATCGGAAAAAGCTACTGCTTCACCATCCTTCCCACTGCCGGGTACTCCGGCCAAATCCACCGAAACACTCGCTAACACTGCTTCGCCGGATCAGGCTGAACAGACTGCGATCAACACCTTGACGCAGGAATTGTCTTACCCGGTTCCCCTCACTTCCTCTGCGCGTGCAGAAGACACGGCGCCCGCGACAGAGATGGAAGGAGCCGCGGAAAGAACTTCGAAGCAAACCGAATCCGAGAGCGAAGAAGAGGATGAGGAAGAGCACGAAGAGGAATACGAGGAAGACGACGCAGATACTCCCGCCTTCGTTCAGAAGGTAGAACGCCGCGAACGCCTGCACCGGATCGGCCGCGTCGTCATGCGTGTCGGCGCGGTATTACTCACCATCGCTTTGCTGCTGCAGGCGACGTATGTCTGGCGCAATACGATCGCTGCGTGGTTGCCATCGACACGCCCCCTGCTGGCGTCCATCTGCAACGCGCTGCATTGCTCGGTCGGCCTGCCCACCAATATCGACCAGTTGTCGCTGGAATCCAGCGAACTGCAACTGGTGCCGCCCAATCAGAATATTTATACCCTGACGGTACTGCTACGCAACCGCGGCTACAGCGCCCAAGCCTGGCCGTACATGGAGCTGACATTGAATGACGGCGACGAAAAAGCCATCACCCGACGCGTCTTCACACCGCGCGAATACATCAAATCGGCACAAATGATCGATGACGGTCTGGCCGGTGAAGGCGAACAGCAAGTCAAACTGACGTTTGAACTGGCGCAACCGGCAGCCTCCGGCTACCGCATCTACCTGTTTTACCCCTGATTGCTCTCCGCCTTAGGACTCGCTTAGGCTTGGCTTAAGCAACCGGCACGAAAATCCGCAGAACCGGCGGGATTCTTCTACAATGCAGCATTCTTCAACTTTCTCAGACATTCGCCATGAGTTCACTTATCTGCGGCTCGCTCGCTTACGACAACATCATGCAATACGAAGGCCGCTTCGCCGATGCGCTGCTGGCGGATCAATTGCACAAGATTAATGTGTCCTTTCTGGTGCCGTCGATGCGTCGTGAATTCGGCGGCTGTGCCGGCAATATCGCCTATAACTTGAAATTGCTCGGTGGCGAACCCGTCATCATGGCAACCGTCGGTCAGGACAGCGCGCCGTACATGGAGCGCTTCAAGCACCTCGGCATTTCCACCAAGAGCATCCGCGTGATCGACAGCTCGTTCACCGCCCAATGCTTCATCACCACCGATGCCGGCGGCAACCAGATCACTGCGTTCCACCCGGGTGCGATGAGCTACTCGCACGAGAACAAGGTCGCCGATGCAGGTCCGGTCAAGTTGTCCATCGTGGCGCCGGACGGCCGCGACGGCATGTTGCAACATGCAGAACACAGCGCCGAACAAGGCATCCCGCTGATTTTCGATCCGGGCCAAGGTATGCCGATGTTCAGCGGCGACGATCTGAAGCACTTCATCGACCTGGCAACTTATGTCGCTGTGAATGACTACGAAGCCGAATTGCTGACCGCTCGTACCGGCCTGAGCCTGGAGCAAATCGCCAAACAGGTGTCGGCGCTGATCGTCACGCGCGGCGAGCTGGGCGCGGAAATCTTTACCGACGGCCAGAAGATCGATATCCCTTGCGTGCAGGCAGATGCCATCGCCGACCCGACCGGCTGCGGCGACGCATTCCGTGCCGGCATGCTGTTCGGCCTGACCAAGGGCATGGATTGGGCGACGACCGGACGCCTGTCCAGCCTGATGGGATCGATCAAGATCGCTTCACAAGGCCCGCAAAACCATGCACCGACACTGGCCGAAATCGATGATCGCTTCCACAAGGCCTTCGGCTATCGCTTTGCCTGATTGACGAAAGTCCTGACGGACTTTACTGCCACCAATGTTCAACACATCGGTGGCAGTGAAGTCGGCATCGCCGATATTGCCGGCATGATCTGAGATGTACACGCACCGAAGACCGCAGGACATTGAAAGGAATCGCCATGAAACGCCTCACTTCTGCCTTGCTCTTCTCACTGTACTCACTGTGCTTGCTGTCGCTCAGCCCGCTTGCATCGGCCGCGCTCAAACCCGGCGAAAAGGCGCCTGATTTCTCCACGCAGGCGTCGCTCGGCGGGCAGGTATCCACGTTCTCGCTGGCCGAAACACTCAAGAAAGGCCCGGTGGTGCTGTATTTTTACCCCGCGGCCTTTACCACCGGCTGCACGATTGAAGCTCACCTCTTCGCCGAAGCCATTGACCGCTACAAGGCGCTCGGCGCTACTGTCATCGGCGTATCAAACGACAAGATTGAAACGCTCAACAAGTTTTCCGTCAGTGAATGCCGTAGCAAGTTTGCGGTCGCCGCCGATACCGATCAGAAGATCATGAAATCCTACGATGCGGTGATGAACAGCAAATCGGACTATGCCAGCCGCACGTCCTACGTCATCGCGCCGGACAAGAGCATCATCTACGAATACAGCAGCCCGAGTCCCGACAAGCATGTCGAAAACACCTTGCAGGCATTGCAGCAGTGGGCGGCAAAGAAGAAATAGGCAGCAGATAGCGCAAAGAAGTTTGGCGTAGTTCATGACGACGCCGATATAAAAACAGGCCGCACGATACACCGTGCGGCCTGTTTTATTTTGACTGATCGTAAATGATCAGCCGATGGAGAGAATCAAGGTACTGACCAGACGCACGGCGATCTGCAGCAGTATCAGCGCCGCCAACGGCGACAGGTCGACATTGCCGATGAGCGGAATGACCTTGCGCAGCGGACGCAGCAGCGGCTCATTGAGCGCCCTTACAAACGGCGCCAACGGAGCGTAGGGATTCACCCAGCTGAAAATCGCTTCGATGATCAGCGTGGCCATGAACCCGTAAAAAATCCACTGGAAGAAGCGCACCAGCGAAAACAGAATGATGGGCTGAAAATCAAACCCGGAGACGAATCCAACTGCGGCGATGATCGACAACAGCACCACCAGGAAGGCGCCGACAAGACTGGCCCAATCGTAGCCGCCGACACCCGGCAACACTTTGCGCAGCGGCTTGACCAGCCAATCCGACAACTGAAATACGAACTGCCCCACCGATGCCGGCGGACGCACTTGCACGACCTGCATCCAGAAACGCAGCAACAGCACTCCAGCCAGCACGCTGGCGATGGCGTCAACGATCAACATGAAAATGCTATGCAACACGGTTACTCTCCATAAGAAGCTGTTTGCCCATCGGCTCCCGCGGCGCGGAAACCAAGCACGTGCATCCGGTTCGATGCGCAGTGCACATACTAAACCATGCAGCGCTATTCCCTATATGGGGACGCCGAATAATTAACAAAGCCCGGTTGAAACCAGGCAAACCATCGCGTGAAATCGCAGATGGCGGATTACAGCGACGGCTGCTGCCGATGTACAGCCATCAGAGCACAGCACCGCACTCCCGGACTATTCGCCAGCGTCAGCGTCGCACTGACCTTGGCGCCGACATCAATCCCAGATCTGCACCGGCGAAAAAAAAACCGCTGCATGAACGAGTCACACAGCGGTATTTTGCACCTGATTACTCAGGCACCAGGCCAGATCCGATTATGGACGTGTTGTGCCTGTTGGGAACGGCCAAGCTGCTGCCGGGTTCAGCACAGTCTTCACAGCTGGAGCTGCTGCAGCTGGCTTCGCTGCTGGCTTCTTAGCTGCTGGCTTTGCTGCTGCCTTCTTGGCGACAGGCTTCTTAGCTGCTGCTGGCTTAGCGGCCGGCTTTGCTGCAGCCTTGACTGCTGGCTTAGCGGCGACTGCCTTCTTCGCCACTGGCTTCTTCGCTGCAACTGCCTTCTTGGCTGCTGGCTTTGCTGCTGCCTTGGCGACTGGCTTCTTCGCTGCTACCGGCTTCTTCGCTGCGACTGCTTTCTTCGCTACTGGCTTCTTGGCTGCAACTGCCTTCTTCGCTACTGGCTTCTTCGCTGCGACTGCTTTCTTAGCGACTGGCTTTTTAGCTGCAACTGCCTTCTTCGCTGCTACTGGCTTCTTCGCTGCGACTGCTTTCTTAGCGACTGGCTTCTTCGCTGCTACCGGCTTCTTAGCTGCAACTGCCTTCTTCGCTGCTACTGGCTTCTTAGCTGCAACTGCTTTTTTAGGAGCTGCTGCTTTCTTTGCCACTGGCTTTGCTGCTGCCTTAGCTACTGGCTTCTTAGCGGCGACGGCCTTCTTCGGAGCTGCTGCCTTCTTGGCTGCAACTGGCTTCTTAGCGGCGACCGCTGGTTTCTTTGCAGCCGGCTTCTTGGCTGCTGGTTTCTTTGCTGCTGTTGCCATTTTGTTTCTCCTTCTTCACGTGATGGAAAAAATCAAGCTTGATTTAAGAAACCCGTCTGTACCATCGCGATGATGCAGGCGGATTATTCATCGGCACAAGCAAGTTTCTGCTTGCGCTAATGAATTCGGCACCAGCTGAACTGCTGCATCCCCTCACCTATGCAGCACTTCAGCTATCTTGGTCTGGCCTCTACCCCGCTT
This genomic interval carries:
- a CDS encoding TlpA disulfide reductase family protein, with the protein product MKTRNIFLFVLVAAIAAGVGMYTSHKQSQPAPQTPEAKAVANLFAQTMPDAAGKPQALSQWKGKPLIINFWATWCAPCVEEMPELAALQAEVAPVQIIGIGVDSQENIAQFAEKFHIYYPLYVAGTGATDLLRQFGNQAGGLPFTVLVGLDGNLKKVYLGRLNFDELRRDLASFKNM
- the aroQ gene encoding type II 3-dehydroquinate dehydratase; translated protein: MAINLLLLNGPNLNLLGTREPEVYGSTTLADIEQRAALQAGKAGATLNAFQSNHEGALIDRIHAARKEGVDAIVINPGGLTHTSVALRDALAGVAIPFVEVHISNIHQREEFRHFSYLSGIAKAVLCGFGVEGYRLAIDYLLQQP
- the accB gene encoding acetyl-CoA carboxylase biotin carboxyl carrier protein; translation: MDLRKLKTLIDLVAESDIEELEVTEGESKVRIVKSSATPQNQVVMMQPQAAYPQTMQAGAAPAPVAAPVAAAPAAPEGHIVKSPMVGTFYRSSAPGAPAFVEVGKEVKEGDTICIIEAMKLLNEIDADKAGVIKQILVENGQPVEFGQPLFVIG
- the accC gene encoding acetyl-CoA carboxylase biotin carboxylase subunit — encoded protein: MFEKILIANRGEIALRIQRACREMGIKTVVVHSEADREAKYVKLADESVCIGPAPSALSYLNMPAIISAAEVTDAQAIHPGYGFLSENADFAERVEKSGFVFIGPRPENIRMMGDKVSAKQAMIRAGVPCVPGSEGALPDNPKEIVQIARKIGYPVIIKAAGGGGGRGMRVVHTEAALINAVTMTKTEAGAAFGNPEVYMEKYLENPRHVEIQILADEHKQAIWLGERDCSMQRRHQKVIEEAPAPGIPRKIIEKIGERCAEACRKMNYRGAGTFEFLYENEEFYFIEMNTRVQVEHPVTEMITGVDIVQEQIRIAFGEKLRYRQRDIELKGHAIECRINAEDPFKFTPSPGRLTAWHVPGGPGIRVDSHAYAGYFVPPNYDSMVGKVISYGSTREQAIRRMQIALSEMVVEGISTNIPLHRELMVDARFIEGGTNIHYLEHKLAERPTAPPAEKPAKK
- the prmA gene encoding 50S ribosomal protein L11 methyltransferase is translated as MGWTEIVIQVTRDQAEALSDALMEAGALSVSVEDADEGTTAEQPLFGEPGMEPAEAAWERSRVVALADVDADHATIVTDAAKAIGLDYALPFALRSVEEQDWVRLTQSQFDPIHIGKRIWVVPSWHDAPEPDALVLELDPGLAFGTGSHPTTRLCMEWLEEHAANTSTVLDYGCGSGILALVAKKLGAQHVIGVDIDPQALESARFNSERNACEIEYHLPEAFVRTYPENQTFAIVVANILAGPLQLMAPMLAGRVAPGGSLVLSGVLDRQADEVIAAYAPYIALSVWAEHEGWVALAGQAPTE
- a CDS encoding DUF3426 domain-containing protein; this translates as MALATQCPFCQTTFRVAQDQLKLRGGLVRCGSCKEVFNGNDHLVSPDIAQQLVATPAPTTSTSEKTEDRPAPTGWPKLPGNSNAASATMPAAPTAPVTPPRPPIDLSAAFASIAAETDDAPWGTQSVTPTPQPDSSESEKATASPSFPLPGTPAKSTETLANTASPDQAEQTAINTLTQELSYPVPLTSSARAEDTAPATEMEGAAERTSKQTESESEEEDEEEHEEEYEEDDADTPAFVQKVERRERLHRIGRVVMRVGAVLLTIALLLQATYVWRNTIAAWLPSTRPLLASICNALHCSVGLPTNIDQLSLESSELQLVPPNQNIYTLTVLLRNRGYSAQAWPYMELTLNDGDEKAITRRVFTPREYIKSAQMIDDGLAGEGEQQVKLTFELAQPAASGYRIYLFYP
- a CDS encoding carbohydrate kinase family protein produces the protein MSSLICGSLAYDNIMQYEGRFADALLADQLHKINVSFLVPSMRREFGGCAGNIAYNLKLLGGEPVIMATVGQDSAPYMERFKHLGISTKSIRVIDSSFTAQCFITTDAGGNQITAFHPGAMSYSHENKVADAGPVKLSIVAPDGRDGMLQHAEHSAEQGIPLIFDPGQGMPMFSGDDLKHFIDLATYVAVNDYEAELLTARTGLSLEQIAKQVSALIVTRGELGAEIFTDGQKIDIPCVQADAIADPTGCGDAFRAGMLFGLTKGMDWATTGRLSSLMGSIKIASQGPQNHAPTLAEIDDRFHKAFGYRFA
- a CDS encoding peroxiredoxin produces the protein MKRLTSALLFSLYSLCLLSLSPLASAALKPGEKAPDFSTQASLGGQVSTFSLAETLKKGPVVLYFYPAAFTTGCTIEAHLFAEAIDRYKALGATVIGVSNDKIETLNKFSVSECRSKFAVAADTDQKIMKSYDAVMNSKSDYASRTSYVIAPDKSIIYEYSSPSPDKHVENTLQALQQWAAKKK
- a CDS encoding YggT family protein — encoded protein: MLHSIFMLIVDAIASVLAGVLLLRFWMQVVQVRPPASVGQFVFQLSDWLVKPLRKVLPGVGGYDWASLVGAFLVVLLSIIAAVGFVSGFDFQPIILFSLVRFFQWIFYGFMATLIIEAIFSWVNPYAPLAPFVRALNEPLLRPLRKVIPLIGNVDLSPLAALILLQIAVRLVSTLILSIG
- a CDS encoding histone H1-like DNA-binding protein gives rise to the protein MATAAKKPAAKKPAAKKPAVAAKKPVAAKKAAAPKKAVAAKKPVAKAAAKPVAKKAAAPKKAVAAKKPVAAKKAVAAKKPVAAKKPVAKKAVAAKKPVAAKKAVAAKKPVAKKAVAAKKPVAKKAVAAKKPVAKKAVAAKKPVAAKKPVAKAAAKPAAKKAVAAKKPVAKKAVAAKPAVKAAAKPAAKPAAAKKPVAKKAAAKPAAKKPAAKPAAAAPAVKTVLNPAAAWPFPTGTTRP